The Accipiter gentilis chromosome 29, bAccGen1.1, whole genome shotgun sequence genome segment TGACAAGGAACGTGTAGGGCAAAACTAAGTTACTCAAACtataaatatctttaaataagCCTTTTTTACTGAGCTAAACAAAAAGCTATAGTCAAGttatggaaaaaaagatgcagcatTGGAAACTTGTAACTTGTTGTACCTTTCAGAGCTTAATGCTCAGGATCATGTTTTATTACCTGTGGAACGTGCAAATTCAGCTAGAATGGATGAACCTATACCCACACCCATTACAAAAGAAGGCAGAAAGTATGCATTTCTGGTAAGGATCACTTCTGGAATTCCATTTCTGCCTAAAGAAATGGTGTCCCAGGTTATATTTGCCTTAAGATGGAACCAGCACAAGactcatttggcagttatgaacATCAAGTAGAAATCAGTCTTGTGTTAGTTATGTGCACTTCACTTAAAGACTAAGTTTTGACATGGGCTGGTTTACCACAACTTTCCTGCCCCTTCCATTTTGTCTATGTTGTTAACTGGTGACAATGTGTTTAAGCCAGCTCCTATGGGTAAGTGCTGTGCTGCTCCAGGAGAAACTAAACCTGTCCCTGGAGCAGTAAACTATTATTTGCCCATAGCAGCTGCAGGGGCTAGTCCCTTTCCTATTTCTTACATCAGTGACACAGCCCCAACATGGATATATATGCACTGGAGTCCATGTGTGCTTATGTATATCTTAGCGTGAACATGTAGATTTAATCTCTGATCTCTTAACTATTCTTTCTGCCAGCAAAGTCCTTTTCCCTTAACACATTAACTCTGCCTCTCAATATTTACATTCTAGGAATCTGTTCTGGAGGAAAAGGCACTTATTTCAAACCCAAAGATAGATCCTAAAGACAATGAAGATATTAATCCATGCGACAGCAAGTTCACAGTGAAAGGCTTGGAGATGCTTTCTACTTTGTGTAACTTATGCCTGGTTCAGGCAGAAAATACTCTTCAAGGAACTGGTAAATCATATTTAATGCTATTATGTCCAATCTGTTTCAACCACTTCAATCAAACTTTAATCCAGACAGAAAGAGAGACAATCTTCTCATTTATTACCTAAGTGTCTTGCTCACTATACCCAATATATAAATCACTGCCAGGAAAGATGGTGGAGATCTCTCAAAGGTTTATTATGAGATATGATTATACTGCTTCCTCAGAACAAAATCATAACTTATTCTGATTGTGTCATTAACAATTTACTCTCTTTTgaggcattttttaaataatttaagggtgttctttttaaaagaacataGATCAGTTGAAGATAGACTTCAGCAGGACATGCTGGAGTTATTTTTGTTTCCAGGTTTTATCCTCAGTTCATATTTCTTGTTCTCAGTAggacatataaaaaaataaaactggctGTTTATATATGAGCCAGTTTTATCATTTACGTAGTTCTGAGTATGCATAATCTCTGtattataaatatttacatattgtGGCAATATTTTGTATTTGTGTTGCCCTTCTAATGAACTATCTTTCTGCATTTATTCCTAGATACCATAGTGAGGGAGACTATAAATTTGTGTAACTACGACTTAAACAGTGGTCTTGATGATAGAAGTTTGGCATAGGCTGCACCTTAACTAGATTCTCAAGCCTAGCTTTGAGCATGTGGATGTCAAATTGTCTGAAATAAATCCTCTCCTTCAGGCAAAGAGAAACTTTTCCATGGACTTCAGTGGACTACAATTTCACCATTAGcattttgacttcattttttatatttggcAAGGAGTCTTGTGCTGTTTCATAACCTAGAGTGTCAGAACATAGGCACTGCCATAAAATCTAGTAGCAAGCCTTAGATCCTTGTAGTCATGGCTACTTTGTGggactgagattaaaaaaaaaccatctgTATTTGCCTTCTCTGCTGAATAATCTGTGTATTTCAGGTGATGCTACATCATCCTTAGAAGACCTAGAGAAAGAGTCTCTGATAGTGGAGAAAGCAGACAAGGAGCAGAGAAGTCATAAAACTCTAAGAGAAGAGCAGGACTCCTGCAATCTGTTTCAGGCCTGTGGCAAGCTTATAATTTTTCTGAACTGGGTTTTTCTCACAAAAATTTACAACAGAAGAAATCCTCAGTATTGGCTGTCATGGACATACTGTGCTTGGAACTCAGCTTCCAGGCAGAGAAGCTGAAGTTGTATTGAGGTTTTGTTGTACCATGTTAAAATATTACCCTTAAGTCTGGGGGAAGTCCAGTAGCAATTCACTGTatattcagtgattttttttttattattttttttttttaatcacactctctgcaggctgggaaaaggaagaaagctctttctgatgatgatgaagatgaggAAAGAAGATCAACACTGATTACAAATGAAGCTACATTAGTGAAAACCTGGTTAAGAAAAGAAAGGTCATCAGAAGAACAGAGGTACTGTATCCGTCAAGGCTGAAACCTTCGGTCCTATCTCCTGATTCTCTTTCTGACATGTCAAACCTTGCCCTGCTTGTTTTATGCCCATGGTTGTGATCCTCTTGTGGAAAGAGGAAACAGACCTGAATTATGTTAgtctgggatttttttgtcttgtgtagCTTAAAAGAACCCAAATAAACAataacacccccccaaaaaacaaacaaacaaacaaaccccaaaaaaacaaaccaaccccaaatcaAAAAACTCCTTTTATAAAAGTTTGGCAATACTTGTCACATTCATCAAACATTGCCCGCCAAGTTTTCTTGGGCGATCTAGTTCTTTGGAGTCAGTTGAAGGGGTGTtgaaatctgtcctttttttttttggggggggggggggggaggcggggaggaatTGTCTTCAGAAGGCTTTGGACTAGACAGAAAGTATCTGAAGTAACAGTTAAACCACTTTGCATTATGCTGTCTGTAGGTGGCTAATACACCCAAAGAAATTTAATGTTCTAGTCAACATTCTTGAATGACAGTGCATATCATATGCTTCATAATTTCAGTTTAATCCAACTATAATGTTGTATTTTCAGATTTAGCACAGACTCTGAAGGAAAACTGGAAATCACACATATAGATGAAAAAGCACATTCTGAAATGCCTTTGTCAGAAGGTAAGAAATACCTTTTCCCAGTAGGGTTTTTGTAGTTATTTAATATACAGTCTGCATAATGGCTCTTCCTGGAGTTTGTCCATAGAGGATAATAGCCTACTACTTGTACCAGGTAGTGAAGCTACTTATTGGGCTAAAATAATAGAGATCTTAATGAAAATCCTGCATCCAAGCTCTTCTGATCAGCTACATTGGACACTGTTGTATTTGCTTGTTTACTGAGTTCCTCATCTTTATTtgataaatctgatttttttttctttttttttgtacaatgATATTAAAAATAGTCCCAATCTTGACTGTGCATTTAATGCTACTGTCTTCTGAATGCAATTTACAGCTGAGGATTACTGGATTTGAATTTTAAGTTACCTGTCAGCAACCTcttctataaaatatttttttctgaaatgttgattatttttttttaaatgttccagtTAAAGAAGTGGAAGTGCCTGTCCCTTATGAGATTCATCAGGTGGATGGTAGTCAGTGTTTGAAGCATATGGACCATATTTCTCATGAAGCTTTTGATGAAGAActaaattttaaagtattttctgaagGATTAACTTCCACTGAATCATCATCCAAGTCAAACAAATTCTCTCTGAGATGTGACAGTGCCAAATCAGACTCTTCACTTCCAGAATTTCAGAAAGTGTCTGCATTTTGGATTGACATCTTGGAAAGCTCCATTTCAGACTCTGAATTAGAGCTGAAAAATGGAGAGGACACAGATGTCAATATCCCAGAAGAGTTTGTCTATGACAATGGTGATGCATTTCCTAATGTTTCAAAAGAGATGCTAATAGCAATAAGTAATGGAAAGGAAACATTACCTAGTGACAAACACGATGAACATGAAGTGCCCAAAGATGACAGCAGTGAGACTTCATCACACTACCAGAAATACCCTGGAGATGTTTCAGATCATGGCTGCACTGATAATTTGCTTGCTTTCGTTCCATCAGACAAAGCAAATGTATTCAAAACAAAGTCGGCAGATTCCTCCCAATCTGATAACCCTGCCAAGGGAATGGATAAGTCACATCTGGATGGCTCAGAAAACCACAGTAGAAACAAAACCTGTTCTCAGGAGATCACAAAGCAGGGTAAAGATGCAGTTGCCAGTTCTTCATGCAGGAATGATATTTACTTACCTAAGATCTATGAACAGCAGAAACCTAGTTCTACAACTAGCAGAGTGAAAAAGGATGGTGGAGTTAACAGTTTATTTGTGGATCAAAATAGAGACCTAATGGGGTTTCCGCTGACAGGTTCTTTGAAATATCTAGATTTGGCTACTGACCAACTTGGGAACACTGTCTCTTTTCCACCTGACAAAGATACTACAAATAACAAACTATTAGCATGCCTAACTGCAAGAAACTTCTCAGTTTCAGGAGTCAAAAAGAATCATGCACAGTTTTTAAACAAGAGACTCACATCCAACAAACTCAGTGAGATCGTATTTCTGTCCACATCCATGCCAGGAATTTCTGAGGAAGTCCATACAGAAACCAATTCATCTGAGCCTTTGCAAAGGGTGGCCACAGGAAATCAAAATAACTCAACAACTGAAAGGCAAGCCATAAAGGAAGCAAGGAGGGGACCgttttcttctgtctcctcaAAAAAGCAATTGTTTCAAGCTGAGAACTGCTCTTCCAAAGGTGAAGATGATACGATTTTTATTAGTGATGAGGGTCTCCCTCCAACCGATGAGGATACCTTGTCAGAAATACTGTCTCCTGTTGATGAAGTACTGTCCTATGGAAGTGCTGACTTGCCATCCTCTAATAAAAAGGATTTGTCATTTCCAAGTGAAgatcttcctcctccccctttaGGTGCAGATGCAATGAAAAATGATGATTCTACATTCAGTATGGATGATTTCCCATCTCCACCAGAACAAATGACAGTCTCAGAGACTAGACAGTGTATGGATGAAGATGTATCACTGAAAATGGATGCATTACCCCCATTACCTGATAACTCTGTGCCTGAAGAATTTCCCCTGCTCAATCAAGAGACAACTGATGCTGTTTCAACTGAGGATGGTAGTGTCTCAGAACAACCTTTAGTTAAAGATATTTCCAGTGCAAAGGAGGGCTTATTAGAATACCAACAAGGAGAACATGAGACACCTTTGCAGCATTTGGAGTTTCTGCATGTGTCAAATCCCATTTCTTCTGGTCAGGCCAGTAAAAGTCCTGACTTCACGATGAAACAATGCAAACCATACTTAACACTGCCCAAAGCTGAGGAGGACAGTGATGACCCATTATTATCATTTGAAATTGGGGACAGAGTGTTAGTAAAACAGACCCAACCTGGAACCCTAATGTTCAAAGGACGGACTTATTTTGATAGTGGCCATTGGGCTGGTGTTGCACTTGACAAAGCTCAAGGTGATAATGCTGGAACTTACAAAGGGGTGAAGTATTTTGAGTGTGCTCAGCAGTGTGGTATCTTTGTCAGACCTGATGAGATTTCACACCTGTTGGGGACTCATGAAAATGGTTCCAATTACACTGGGGATGAAGACTCTGACTCCTATGATGATGAATCCTTCAAAGGAGACTACAAATACTCTGAAGATGATAAGCAGGGAGGAGGGCTTACAAAGCAGAAATCGGAAGACAAAAACAGTGCAGGAGGatcagaagtgaaagaaaaccgGTCTAGGTTACACAGGGCCTCACTGTCTGGAAAAGGGCAAAAGCTTCTGCATTCTGACTGGTGTGAGTGTAATGAATTCCTCTGTCAAAATAACTTAATATGCTTGGGATTAGATAAAGAAAAACCAGGACTGacacaaataaaacaaaggatACTTGCAGATGTGCTTCCAATGAAAAGTCAGACTGGTAACACAGATGAGGTAAacacaagcagaaatatttgttgCGTGGTAGAggatcagaaaagaaataaacttgctGATGATATTGCAAGTGAACTCAGTAAAAAACTTCTGTTTGATactttaattgcattttctgAAACAGCTCAACACAAATATAAAATTGCCTTTGAAAAAGACATGATGAATAATGGCAAAGGCCAAGAAGACAATCAGAAACTGTTTCTACTCAAAGAAAATTCAGTTGCTATCTTATCTGAACAATCAGCAAAGGTTTCTGATGTTTTACTGTGTGATTTTGATATGCTTAGCCTTCATGGTTGTCACACAGTAGCAGAAAGAATTGTAACTAAATTTGTAGATGATGCAGTTAAAGAAtataagaagataaaaagaaaacatggatcAAAAGCAGACAAGATATTTCATTCATCTTCAGAGACTTCTCCAACCACTTTGCCAGTAAGTACAGTGAGAAAGTTTTTGTCTAAAGTGTTGGACCTGAAATTGGGTCTACACAGGCAAGCATTTGTGTTGTCCAGTTGTTTTTCATCACCCATAAAAATGATATCATGTCAACATTTGGAAACAGATTGCTCACTTAATCTGACCCATTTCTCATTTAAGGAATTATCCTGCAGCCAGTGGATAGCATGTGTTTAGGGGGACAAGGATGAGCAGAGCATGGGGATAATGACTACAGCTAGTCCAAACAAAGCAAATGGAACTTTTTTGTTGGAATTTGTCAGTTAGTCAAAACTGATAAATCTGCacaaacttcaatttttttattaatttcagggCAAACCTGGACACCTGTCAGCTCATTTGCCTGACTCCTTTGTAGCTCCTGGCTGTGAGACCTTCAGCTTTCTAATTCTGTCTTAGCTCTGCAGGCAGCTTCTAGTAAAGTCAAGACTCTCAGAGCTGCTGGACTCTCACTTTTCTTTCAGCCTCCTGGGAGACTGGAACCCCAAATGAAATGGAAGCTTTTGATGCCTGCTGCTTCCAATCCCACAGTATCTAGTTTTTACTTCTGAAAGAGTCCATCATGAAGTACTACCccagcaagtttaaaaaaagaaaagttttgctttGGGGGATTGGGGAGAGCAGTCCTGGTTTAGAACAAATATGTTTCAAAATGTCAAAAACTTTCATAGAACTCCAAATTCAGAATTCTTTCTAACTCTGAATTCTGCCAAATATAGTTAACTATTTTTTATGAGATATCAGTAAGTCTGTCTTTGAGCCCATGAGCAAGAAGATGGTTTTAAGTGTAACCCTACTCAGCTGCTAATAATCTCAATATTACCTGCTAATAACTCAAAAGAATGTGGAAAAACATGTAGTATGTCacctggcttttctttttctctctactGAAGTTCCTTATAGAAATCCTTGATGCTGGTGTTTTTGGAAGCTCTGAAGACTTTGATCAGCCTAATTCTGACCAGCAGATGCTggtgggacaaacacaaaagcaaTACTTGTACAAATCAGATCAGTGGCACTCAGCTCCTTGGAAGAAAAGTGTGGAAGTTTCTCTTGTGATACCACATAACAGTTCATATGTTAAGAAATTGTCTGCATATGCTGTAGAAGAATTATGGACCCCAGAAAACATGTATTCAAATTTCAGGAGAATCAATGTGCCAAAGCACTTTGAATGTAACAATCTCCCAGGGAATGATTTGGAAACAGAAAGCAAGAGGATGTATAATCAGGTATTTGTAAAGTGCTAACTGTTATTACACTTTTCTAGTGTTCTGTAGGCTGACTCATATTAGCTAGTACTAAATATTATTCTAACTGCTAACATTAAATATAGCTAAAGAAACACTGAAAGAGGTATTGCAAAATACCGCTGCTGGTAATCTACTGCAAAATAATTCTACTAGAATAGAGGTCCTTGCTGTGATACAAGACTTTTCCTAGAGCTCTTCAATCATAAGACCCTGGACGCCTAGCCCAGTGTCTGGTTTGGGTCTGTCCAGAAAAAGCCAAGCTTCTTGGAAAGCTGCAGTCTAAAGAATCCAAGTCTCCTGCCTTGGCCGTCCTGCTGAGTTTGGAGAGATCTTCATGTTCCTCAGCATCCCGAAACTATTGAGTTTTGTGGACCTCTCTCTACACCGGGGGATTAAAGGATCCCACGGGGCCTTTTGTATAAGACTTCTGTACTTAGTGTTCACACACGACTGTCCAGTATCTTCTGCTGTACAGGTTTACATGCTCTCTAGGCAATGGTCATCATGATATCAGCTATAGGAACATCAGGTATGCAGGTGTTCCTGCACTGACATGCAAACCTCTACTGTCACCAGCCTAACATCCTTCAGAAGTGctaaaaaaaacttttgaaagCGTATCGGTGAGAGATTCTGTTTGTGTTGGTACtgtggctttgttgttacaggtTATATTTGATTTGACCCGTGAGTTGCTACGTGCAGAATATCAAGTGACTGCAAATCCAAATACATTTCCATGGATGAAAGAAAATTTGGGATCTTGCTGTTCCAGGCGTCTTTGCAGGAGAACAGATGTCAGTGAGGTCAAGGTACATTCTGGAAATGGAAAGTGTACAATAACAAGAGTCAGTGAAGAGAGCAGATATTGTGAtggcaaaaagacaaaaatgtgaaaTTTGGAAGGATTATGGCAGTGTAACTGAGGTGATTAGAGAAGAAAATAGCATTGCTCCGAAATGTTTGAATAAACATAGACTGAGCTGATTAGTCTAAATATTCCAAGTGTATGGAGTTCTGTAGAGCAATGGGAATTGGGCTTCTAAATCTCCCTGGTCATTACTATCTTGGGTGTAACCTCTAAAGTAATCTTAAGTTTAAAACGTGTTGTAAATATTTGTTGGATCAGCAACAGTATGGATCAACAGCTTCTAGATCAGTTCCCTAAAATTTGGAATGTTTCTAGTTGTAAAGCTGGATCTTCATACTAGCACCTGTCACTCATTTGCAACCTTCACAGTGACAGAGTTCCTATGAGAAGAATTCTTTTTGGCCTTTCTTATTTTGTAGATGTTTGTTCAGggtgaaattattaaaataatgaacctggaaaaaaatgacttagaaatgaaaaggaaattccTTAATATGACCAAGTATGGAAACTGTAAGAGAGACAGAGTGGACCTTATGCTGGTAAGCAGACTTCCAAATGGACATTTGTTTACTTTCTCTAGGTTTAAACTAGAAATTCTCATTCTTTTGTGAGAATCATGTTTACTTAAAATAACTTCAGAACTTCAAGTTACTGCCTTCCTTTTCAGTATACTTGCAATAATAATCCAGTATTTCCAGCTCTTGCAAGTGGTTTAAATAAATTAACAATGCATATATAAAGTTGTTGGATTAGGTACAGTGTCTTAGTACCTTTCAGAACTAACCATGCTCTTATTCTTGAAGTAAACATGCATATCCATGTTATATTTCAGATTCAGGAGCTCCGCAAAGAAGAATCTTGGTGGACTAACTATGATGATGATGAATTAACTGTGAAGATGAAAATGACTGAAGACATATTTGATAGCTTGATCCTTGATACAATCAGAGTTCTTAATAGGATTTATCTGAGAAAAGCCTGTGATTAAAAGTTTTCCCTAAAAGGCCCTAATGGAGGAATTttaagctctgattttttttttttttttttttttttttaggcaagaaATGCATGATTTAAGAATTTTAATTCTGAACTTGTATCCAATAACACTGTGGCCTTGGCCTAATTTGTATGTTTGTGTTTACAATGAAAGGATGTAAGCAGAGACTTAATCAGATAGAAAAATATTACACAAAATATTCTCCTTGTGTTTTGTGCTTTGGGAATGCTCATTAAGATCAATGGTCGGTTCAGACTGATGTCACACAGAATCTAAAGGGTGGAAATTTTATTCttgtctgttggggtttttttggtcaagaTAGCACTTTATTCACTTATGCATTTTTAAGAGCACAACATGTTTTAAAATTGTATACAAGTCAATACAAACAGGGTTCAAAATCATTCTAtgtgtaaattattttattctctgttaTGTTATCATGTTCAGGTTGTGAATGATAAGTGactcatattttgaaaataacgTCCAGAAAATCATAGGTGACTCTCTTAAGAATGTAAATGTGCAGACAGAATTAAATCTAGAAATTGAATTGCTGTGGACCTCTGTAGTTTGGAATAAACTCCCCTGTCTGGAACAAGTCTGAAACCTTTCCTGATGGGTATAGCAAAGTTAAAGGTGACTGTgcaccatttttttatttttttatttttttacatttttttaatatgctgtggAACTGCTTAAAAGTAGCCTGGGGATGGCTTCAGAGATGTGGCATATGGAATGATTGTGCCCTAGCAGGATCGAGAGTCAGACATTCAGTTGTAATGTCTACAACTGTATGTAAATGAGACAAATACTGATGTAATGCACTTTAAATGGGATACTTTTCTATCAGTAACTCCAATTTCTGAAAACTAAATATGTGCATGTGACTTGCATGATAAATAACCTAACCACAAGCCCTTTGCATTCTTACAACATCTAAACATAGGGTGCTGAGGATGTACTTTAATTGGCAAAAGAGAGCAAGTCAATAATACTACTCTTTTGTATTggcaaaattggaaaaaaaaatcaagatttttttttaacaaggaaatAGAAGCGTTCCCTGAGCATGGTAATTGTTCACTGTGTATATTGCTGTGGTACCACCTATTTTGCATTGAGAAGACcaatgataattatttttttagtttttttaaaataaatactgtgcAAATATTTCTTACTGGCATTCAGAAACTGTTCATTACTGAATAATGGAATGTACGTAGATCTGATTTATTCAAATCCCATTCATTTGGGGtgtctttcaaataaaatgaaaagcaggaCAATCAACTATAAACTATATATAaacttatattttaaataacaatatttacaatctggttttggttggaaaaatagaaatacattttatgttctatttttaaatattgatggCTTAACTGTTTTCATACTgaattgtttgttttctgaataaacaaaataa includes the following:
- the LOC126052265 gene encoding centrosome-associated protein 350-like; the encoded protein is MYSNFRRINVPKHFECNNLPGNDLETESKRMYNQVIFDLTRELLRAEYQVTANPNTFPWMKENLGSCCSRRLCRRTDVSEVKMFVQGEIIKIMNLEKNDLEMKRKFLNMTKYGNCKRDRVDLMLIQELRKEESWWTNYDDDELTVKMKMTEDIFDSLILDTIRVLNRIYLRKACD